In the genome of Olsenella profusa DSM 13989, one region contains:
- the rfbB gene encoding dTDP-glucose 4,6-dehydratase → MPDSFEPTSIIVTGGCGFIGSNFVRWVAANHPEVHVTVLDKLTYAGNPENIAGLPEGQVELVVGDICDAALLDRLVPGHDAIVHYAAESHNDNSIANPDPFVQTNVVGTYRLLEAARSHDVRYHHVSTDEVYGDLALDEPRRFEPDDPYRPSSPYSSTKASSDLLVRAWHRTYGVRATISNCSNNYGPYQHVEKFIPRQVTNVLCGIRPKLYGDGRNVRDWIHTEDHSRAVWDILTKGRLGETYLIGANGERSNIDVLRAILDVMGQPVDAFDWVRDRPGHDRRYAIDPTKLERELGWQPVHTDFPEGLGQTIEWYRTHESWWRPAKEATEAKYAKQGQ, encoded by the coding sequence ATGCCCGACAGCTTCGAGCCCACAAGCATCATCGTCACCGGTGGCTGCGGCTTCATCGGCAGCAACTTCGTGCGCTGGGTGGCAGCCAACCACCCCGAGGTCCATGTGACGGTCCTCGACAAGCTCACGTATGCCGGCAACCCCGAGAACATCGCTGGGCTCCCCGAGGGCCAGGTGGAGCTCGTGGTGGGCGACATCTGTGACGCCGCGCTGCTCGACCGCCTCGTGCCGGGTCACGATGCCATCGTGCACTATGCAGCAGAGAGCCACAACGACAACTCCATCGCCAACCCCGACCCATTCGTACAGACCAACGTGGTGGGCACCTACCGCCTGCTCGAGGCGGCGCGAAGTCATGACGTGCGCTATCACCACGTGTCCACCGACGAGGTCTACGGCGACCTTGCCCTCGACGAGCCGCGGCGCTTTGAGCCGGACGACCCCTACAGGCCGTCCTCCCCGTACAGCTCCACCAAGGCCTCGAGCGACCTGCTCGTGCGCGCATGGCACCGCACGTACGGCGTGCGTGCCACGATCTCCAACTGCTCCAACAACTACGGTCCCTACCAGCACGTGGAGAAGTTCATCCCGCGCCAGGTGACCAACGTGCTCTGCGGCATCCGCCCCAAGCTCTACGGCGACGGCAGGAACGTGCGCGACTGGATCCACACCGAGGATCACTCGCGTGCCGTGTGGGACATCCTCACCAAGGGCCGCCTCGGCGAGACCTATCTCATCGGCGCCAACGGCGAGCGCTCCAACATCGACGTGCTGCGGGCCATCCTCGACGTGATGGGCCAGCCCGTCGATGCCTTCGACTGGGTGCGCGACCGTCCCGGCCACGATCGCCGCTATGCCATCGACCCCACCAAGCTCGAGCGCGAGCTGGGCTGGCAGCCCGTCCACACGGACTTCCCTGAGGGGTTGGGCCAGACGATAGAGTGGTACCGCACGCACGAGTCCTGGTGGCGCCCGGCCAAGGAGGCCACCGAGGCCAAGTACGCCAAGCAGGGGCAGTAG